Below is a window of Pseudodesulfovibrio senegalensis DNA.
TTTCCACTGTGTACCGGACATTCAAGCACCTGCAACAGGCCGGACTGGCGCGCTGCGTGCACTATGGAGACGGCACCACGCGCTATGAACCGAGCGACGGCCAAAAGTCATATCTGGTCTGCGAGAAATGCGGCAAAAAGATTCCCATCATCAACCCGTATCTCGAATGCCTGCAGCAGGAAAGCGCCCGGCAGGAGGGATTTCGCATGTTCCGAAGCCGCACCACCATCTACGGACTTTGCCACGAATGCCTCAAGGAACACATGCCCTGCCAGCCGCAGGACGCCACACAACATTAACCTTTCGTCAGGAGACGCTCATGATCATCAGAAAACCTCTTGTCGCCGCCAGCCTGCTGGCCGCGGCCTGCCTGCTCTGCCTGCCCACAAAACCGGCCACCGCGCATTCCCTGTTCATTCAGGCCGCCCGCTACCACGTATCCAAGGGCAAGGTCTCGCCGCTCTTTTTCTGTTACGGGCACCACTTCCCGGTGGACGACGCCGTGCGCAAGGAAAAGCTCCACAGCGTGCAGATCCAGTCGCCGGACAAATCCGTGGCCCCGGTGCAACTGCGTGACGGCAAATCCCTGCATTCCTATATGGTGGACTACGAACAGCCCGGCACATACGTGCTCAGCGCGGAAACCACGCCCGGCTACTTCACGCGCTGGACCGACAAGAAAGGACGGAAACGCCATTCCATCAAGCCCATGCAGGCCATCGCCCAAAAGGCCGCGTCCGTGGAAACCAGCATCTTCAGCAAGCAGTGGACCAAAACCTACGTGACCTGCGAAAAGCCGAGCAGCCCGTTCCCGGGCTGCATCGGCATGCCGTTGGAGCTGGTCCCGGCCCAGGATCCTTCCACATACAAGAAAGGCGAAATCGCCGAGTTCAAGGTCTACCGCTACGGCAAGCCCTACACGGGCGTTGGATACTGGGATGCCACCTACAACGGCTACTCCACCGTGGCCGAGGACATGTACGTGCAGCGCACCGAGGTCAGGGACGGGGTGATCAGGCTGCC
It encodes the following:
- a CDS encoding Fur family transcriptional regulator yields the protein MNGTTRIFQDYLKANRLKLTSQRKLILDIFISGSQLLTAEELFRQVSGIDPGISLSTVYRTFKHLQQAGLARCVHYGDGTTRYEPSDGQKSYLVCEKCGKKIPIINPYLECLQQESARQEGFRMFRSRTTIYGLCHECLKEHMPCQPQDATQH
- a CDS encoding DUF4198 domain-containing protein — protein: MIIRKPLVAASLLAAACLLCLPTKPATAHSLFIQAARYHVSKGKVSPLFFCYGHHFPVDDAVRKEKLHSVQIQSPDKSVAPVQLRDGKSLHSYMVDYEQPGTYVLSAETTPGYFTRWTDKKGRKRHSIKPMQAIAQKAASVETSIFSKQWTKTYVTCEKPSSPFPGCIGMPLELVPAQDPSTYKKGEIAEFKVYRYGKPYTGVGYWDATYNGYSTVAEDMYVQRTEVRDGVIRLPLDTTGRWFVRFFIKTPAPENKRDEYLTSKLTSTLVFEIPNARKKPKVDGH